The genome window ACGTGCGCATCCTGGACCTGTCGCGGCTGGTGGCGGGCAACACGCTCACCCAGGTGCTGGCGGACTTCGGCGCCGACGTGGTCAAGGTGGAAAGCCCGGACGGCGACACCCTGCGCGCCTGGCGCACCCAGGACGTGGACACCAACTGGAAGCTGTACGCGCGCAACAAGAAAAGCCTGGGCCTGGACTTGCGCCAACCCGCGGCGCGCGAACTGCTGCTGGAGTTGGCGGCATCGGCCGCGGTGCTGGTCGAGAGTTTCAAGCCGGGCGTGCTGGAAGCCATGGGCCTCGCGCCCGACGTGCTGCTGGCGCGCAATCCCCGCCTGGTCGTGGTGCGCATCTCGGGCTGGGGCCAGACCGGGCCCTATCGCGGCCGGCCCGGCTTCGGCACGCTGGTCGAAGGCATCTCGGGCTTCGCCGCCATGAACGGCTTCGCCGACCGCGAACCGGTGCTGCCACCCATGTACCTGGCCGACACGGTGGCCGGGCTGTACGGCGTGGCGGGCCTGCTGATCGCGCTGCGCGAGGTCGAGGTCAACGGCGGCCAGGGGCAGGTGATCGACCTGCCCCTGCTCGACCCGCTGTTCGCGGTGCTCGGCCCGCAAGCCGCCAACTACCGGCTGACCGGACGCATCAAGCCGCGCACCGGCAGCCGTTCGACCAACTCCGGTCCGCGCAACGCCTATCGCTGCAAGGACGGCCTGTACGTGGGCCTGTCGGCCTCGACCCAGAAGATGGCCGAGCGCCTGTTCGTTTCCATCGGCCGGCCCGACCTGGCCGCCGATCCCCGCTACCGCACCAACGCCGACCGCGTGCGCCATGCCGAGGAACTCGACGCCATCATCGCCGCCTTCATCGCCCAGCGCACGCAGGCCGAGAACGTCCGCTTCTTCGAGCAGGCCCAGGTCACCATCGGCCCCATCTACGACATCTCGCAGATCGTCGACGACCCGCACTTCCTCGACCGCGAGATCCTGGCCGACTACCCCGATCCCGACATGGGCGCCTTTCCCATGCATCACGTGGTGCCGCGCATGAGCGGCACGCCCGGCGCGATCCGCACCCCGGCCCCGGCCATCGGCCAGCACAACCGCGAGCTGCTGGCGGGGCTGGGCGTGGACGACGGCCGCTATCGCGAACTGCTGCGGGACGGCGCCGTACACCAGGAAAACGAGGACCGCTGAAGGTTCCCACCGCCAAGAGATTTCCCATGCGCAGCAAACTCTTCGTTCCCGGCTCCCGCCCCGAACTCTTCGCCAAGGCCCTGGCCGGCGAGGCCGACGCACTGTCCTTCGATCTGGAGGATTCGGTACCGCCCGACCGCAAGAACGAGGCGCGCCAGGCCGTCGCGGCCTGCCTCGCGCAGCGGACCGCCGACGCGGGCAAGCGCATGGTCGTGCGCATCAACGCCTGGGACACGCCGCATTTCGGCGCCGACCTGGACGCGGTGGCGCTGCCGGCGCTGGACCTGGTCAACCTGCCCAAGGCCGAATCCCCGCGCGCCATCCAGGCCACGGCGCTGCGGCTGGACGAGATCGAACGGGCGCGGGGCATCGTCCGGCCGATCGGCATCCTGGTCAACATCGAGACGCCCGAGGCCCTGGCGCGGGCCGCGGAACTGGCGGGCGCCCATCCGCGCGTGGCGGGCCTGCAAGTCGGGCTGGGCGACCTGTTCGAAGACCTGGGCGTGGACCGGCGCGAC of Pigmentiphaga sp. H8 contains these proteins:
- a CDS encoding CaiB/BaiF CoA-transferase family protein, with product MASLKQRGYEPGAGGPLSDVRILDLSRLVAGNTLTQVLADFGADVVKVESPDGDTLRAWRTQDVDTNWKLYARNKKSLGLDLRQPAARELLLELAASAAVLVESFKPGVLEAMGLAPDVLLARNPRLVVVRISGWGQTGPYRGRPGFGTLVEGISGFAAMNGFADREPVLPPMYLADTVAGLYGVAGLLIALREVEVNGGQGQVIDLPLLDPLFAVLGPQAANYRLTGRIKPRTGSRSTNSGPRNAYRCKDGLYVGLSASTQKMAERLFVSIGRPDLAADPRYRTNADRVRHAEELDAIIAAFIAQRTQAENVRFFEQAQVTIGPIYDISQIVDDPHFLDREILADYPDPDMGAFPMHHVVPRMSGTPGAIRTPAPAIGQHNRELLAGLGVDDGRYRELLRDGAVHQENEDR
- a CDS encoding CoA ester lyase; its protein translation is MRSKLFVPGSRPELFAKALAGEADALSFDLEDSVPPDRKNEARQAVAACLAQRTADAGKRMVVRINAWDTPHFGADLDAVALPALDLVNLPKAESPRAIQATALRLDEIERARGIVRPIGILVNIETPEALARAAELAGAHPRVAGLQVGLGDLFEDLGVDRRDAAAVHHVLLAIRLAAGRAGVWACDGAYADIADRAGYVAEAHMARRLGYVGKSCIHPSQVAAANEAFRPTDEEIRHAARVLQAEQEAARAGLGAFTVDGRMVDAPFIRRARAIVETARRLGLAV